One region of Corynebacterium capitovis DSM 44611 genomic DNA includes:
- the bcp gene encoding thioredoxin-dependent thiol peroxidase — protein MTENLRLNAGDQAPAFSLPNDRGETVSLSDYAGRRVIVYFYPRANTPGCTTEACDFSEKLEELNDAAVDVIGISPDSPADLATFRADHDLRIELLSDESTEVLKSYGAFGEKKNYGRVVEGVIRSTFLIGPDGAIEQAQYNVRAAGHVGRVLRDWLS, from the coding sequence ATGACCGAGAATCTGCGCCTCAACGCCGGCGACCAAGCCCCCGCTTTCTCCCTGCCCAACGACCGTGGCGAGACTGTGTCCTTAAGCGACTACGCCGGACGCCGCGTCATCGTCTACTTCTACCCGCGCGCTAACACCCCGGGGTGCACGACGGAGGCCTGCGACTTCAGCGAAAAGCTCGAGGAGCTTAACGACGCCGCCGTGGACGTCATCGGTATCAGCCCCGACTCTCCGGCGGATCTGGCGACCTTCCGCGCCGACCATGATCTGCGTATCGAGCTCCTAAGCGACGAATCGACGGAAGTTCTCAAGTCTTACGGGGCTTTCGGCGAGAAGAAGAATTACGGACGCGTCGTCGAGGGCGTCATCCGTTCGACGTTTTTGATCGGCCCGGACGGAGCCATCGAGCAGGCACAGTACAACGTGCGTGCCGCGGGGCACGTCGGCCGGGTTCTCCGTGACTGGCTGAGCTAA
- a CDS encoding DUF3618 domain-containing protein, with protein MARDTNDIERDIERTRGQLASTLDEIAQRANPSNLADTAKDQAAGWLKDEAVQKVLAGIGVGIATLVAVRFFNGRKRKKELKELQKLLASR; from the coding sequence GTGGCACGAGACACCAACGACATCGAGCGCGACATCGAGCGCACCCGCGGCCAGCTCGCCAGCACGCTGGATGAGATCGCTCAGCGCGCCAACCCGTCCAACTTGGCGGACACCGCCAAGGATCAGGCAGCCGGGTGGCTGAAGGACGAAGCAGTGCAGAAGGTTCTCGCGGGCATCGGCGTTGGCATCGCCACCCTTGTCGCCGTCCGTTTCTTCAACGGGCGCAAGCGGAAGAAGGAGCTCAAGGAGCTGCAAAAGCTTCTCGCTAGCCGCTAG
- a CDS encoding isochorismatase family protein, which yields MTTALLIVDVQRDFCPGGSLATERGAAVAEEITRLASTGTYPFVLGTQDWHVDPGAHFSTSPDFVDSWPVHCVANSAGAEYQPPLTASLIDASFRKGEYSAAYSGFEGAADGVPLAQWLRTNDIDSLDVCGIATDHCVRATVLDALEEGFTVTVLAELCSPVSEERGAAALADMADAGAKIA from the coding sequence ATGACAACCGCCCTGCTCATCGTTGACGTCCAGCGCGATTTCTGCCCCGGCGGCTCGCTCGCCACGGAACGCGGCGCCGCCGTCGCGGAAGAAATAACCAGGCTCGCATCGACCGGCACCTACCCCTTTGTTCTCGGCACCCAGGATTGGCACGTCGACCCCGGTGCCCACTTCTCCACCTCCCCCGATTTCGTCGACTCGTGGCCCGTCCACTGCGTCGCGAACTCCGCGGGGGCCGAGTATCAGCCACCGCTAACGGCATCGCTCATCGACGCCTCATTCCGCAAAGGTGAGTATTCCGCCGCTTACTCCGGTTTCGAGGGCGCCGCCGACGGAGTACCGCTCGCCCAGTGGCTGCGCACGAACGACATCGACTCCCTCGACGTGTGCGGCATCGCCACCGACCATTGCGTGCGCGCGACGGTTCTCGACGCGCTGGAGGAAGGCTTCACGGTCACAGTGCTAGCCGAGCTGTGTTCCCCCGTTTCGGAGGAACGAGGCGCAGCGGCGCTCGCCGACATGGCGGACGCTGGGGCGAAGATCGCATAA